The genomic stretch AGTTTCGCCGTAGGCTGGATGAACTCAATGGTCCAGGTCAGCGGGCTGCTTGAGAAACGGCATAAGGCTGGGTGGCCAGGCATCGACCAACGCCAGCAAGTGCGCCTCGTTCACCGGCTCTTCCCGCACATCCCGCAAACGCACCCAGCCGCCCATCTTGCGCGACTTACTGCCACTGAACGGAAGCCCACCTACCGCCCAGCGCAGGGCAACATGCCGCATGAACTCAGGGGTAACGCCTTTGATATAGGGCAACTCCGGGGCCGCCGCGTCGAGCGCAGGCATTTCAACGGCCGGTAACGCCGGCACTTCCACCACCGAAGGCCGGCCCGCACCGAAATTGCCCTGCACCAAGGTCACCACTTGGCCATCCTGAACGGCGCGGCCCAGCAACGTGCTAACCGCCTTGCCTTCGCGCAAGACCTCCACCTCGAAGCGGATGGGCACATCCGCAGCCGCTGGCGCCACGAAGCTGATGGCCAATGAGCGTACCGGGCGGCTGTCGCAGAGCCTGAGGCGCATGGCTTCGTACACCATGGCCGCCATCAGGCCGCCAAAGGCTGCGCGCCCCTGAGCCCAGCTGGGCGGAATGCTGACGGAATCCGGGTTGGCCCGCACAGCGTCGAGCAGTTGGTTGAAATTCATTGGCCGGCTCCTGCCTGCAAAGGAAAAGGTCCACTCATCCTAGCCAGCAAACCCCGGACAATCAGCCCGCAAATCGGTCATTTTCCGTGATAACGCCGCGCCAGCGCCTCTTGCAGGGTATCCAGCGTCACATCTGACTGGCGCTCCGCCTCATGCAGTTCCTGCTCCCAATCGGCCTTGCAGGGCAGCAGGTCGGCATGGTCGCGCGCTTGCAGCAGCCATTGCAGGCGGTCGTGCCAATCACCCAGGTCGCCCTGGGCCTTTTTCAGCACACGTTGCAGTTTCTTTCCTGCGTGATCGAGTTGCGGATAGGCCTCATCGCCATAGCGCGCACGCTTTATCAGCAAACGCAGCCGGTGGCGATCGTGAGCCGGGTCCCGCAACGCTTCGTGCAACGTGCGCCATTGTTTGACCAGGCGCTTGTCGATGCGTTTGTCCAGCGATTTGACCAGCCCCTCCCGGCCCGCCGCACGCAGGAACAATGGAAAGGCGTCAACAATCGCCAGCACCCTGGCCAGCTGCGGGCTGGCAGCGACACTTGCAAAGGTTCTGTCACGCCCCTGCAGACGCCGCTGCCCGGCTGCCGCATGACCGCGCCCGATCAGCTCGGCCGCCAGTACCTCACGATCACGCAAGGGCGTGGTAAGGGTACCCAGCGAACTTGCAGCATCCTCAAGCTGCTCCACGCCGGGCAGCCCACGCAACGGCCTCAACAGACTGCGCAGGCGCCGCAAGGTGATACGCAAGTCGTGCAAGGCCTCGCTGTCGGTATTGGCAGCCAGGCGTTCACGACAGGCCAGCAAGCGCACCTGCAAGGTCAGTATCTGGGCAACTACATGGTCGAGCATGGCAGACATACGATGCTCCCTGGTCAGCGCCCAGCGCGAGATTCACGAATGTAGAAGCGGGCCTTTTCGGCTTTGCGGGTACAGCTTTCATAGCCTTCGAACTGCTGCTGGGTCTTGGCCCCGGTCAGCAACGACAAGGCCTTGGAGTAACTGACGGCACCGGCGAAGCCTTCGGCCTTGGCCAGGTCCAGCTCCTTCCAGGCGGCATCCAGCTGGGTCGCGCAGCTGTCACGGTAGGCCGTCTTGCCCGCGCAGCCAGCAAGGGCCAAGGCAATCAGTGGAAGGCAGATCCAGGCTTTCATCAGTAATACCTCTATGGATAAACGGTGGCTATTCGACGCTCCGACAGCTGGAAAGTGCCATGCCCAGCCGGCGTTGCCTGGCCAGTTTTATTACAGTAGCTCAGCACGATCTACATTGAAGCACAGGCAGCGATGGGTGCATTGTAGGACCATGATGGCACTGGCCGGGGAATGTTCATGAGTAAACGTGTGGCACTGGTACTGGGGTCGGGCGGAGCCCGAGGGTATGCACACATCGGCGTGATCGAAGAAATCGAGCGCCGCGGCTACGAAATAGCCTGCGTCGCGGGGTGTTCCATGGGCGCGGTGATTGGCGGTATCTATGCCGCCGGCAAGCTGGACGACTATCGCAACTGGATCGAGAGCCTCGACTACCTGGATGTGCTGCGCCTGGTCGACGTCAGCTTTCGCCTCGGTGCAATTCGCGGCGACAAGGTGTTCGGGCAGATCCGCAAGATCGTCGGCGAGATAAACATCGAGCAACTGCGCATACCCTACACCGCAGTGGCGACCGACCTTACCAACCAACAGGAAATCTGGTTCCAGGAGGGTTGCCTGCACCAGGCCATGCGCGCCTCGGCGGCCATTCCCAGCCTGTTCACGCCGGTGATGCAAGGCAACCGCATGCTTGTCGACGGCGGCATCCTCAACCCGCTGCCAATCGTGCCTGTGGTGTCCAGCCATTGCGACCTGATCATCGCGGTGAACCTCAACGCCACCAACCAGAAGCAGTACCAGTTGCCAGTGATTGAGCGCCCGGCAGCGTTCAAGATGCGTTTTGACGCCTTGCTGAGTTCGCTGGGCTCACGCCTGCCGTTCCGGCGCAAACCGGCGGAAGAGCTGATCCGCATCGAAAAGGAAATCGTCGCCGAAGGGTTGGCGCCACCAAGCCCGTGGCTGGCCGACAGCGCCGACCCGGAAAGCCAGCAATCAGCGGCGGCCCCGGAGCGCGAGGGCGCGCCGAAGTCGGCCACCGGTTCTTTCATCATCGACAACGTGGGGCCGGCCTCGCTGCTGGACTTGATCAACCAGAGCTTCGAGGTCATGCAGACTTCGTTGGCACAGTACAAGATTGCCGGCTATCCGCCGGATGTGCTGATCAACGTGCCCAAGCGGGTGTGCCGGTTCTTTGAGTTCTACAAGGCGCCGGAGCTCATCGCCCTGGGGCGAGAGATTGCACGCGATACGCTGGACAGTTATGAAGGGGTGAAGCGGTAGAATCTGGTCCGCGCCGCCCCTGAGGCAGTGTGGTCTTCGACAATGACCGTCCTCGCGGCTGGCGAAAACGAAACAGGCCGCGCGAGGCGGCCTGTTTCTTCATGCAACGAACACCTTAGTAACGGGTGATGTCTGCATTGGCTTCCAGCTGCTTGCGGTAAGCGGCAAAGTCCTGCTGGCCAGCACGTGACGCGAGGTAGCGGCGAATCTGCTGCTTCTCTTCGTCGGTGGCGGTAGCGCCTTCGTTCACACCCTTGAGCTGCAATACCACCAGGCTACCGTCACGCAGCACTACACTGCCGTAAACAGGCTTGTCCTTGGCTTGCGGCTTGCCCAGACGGAACAGTGCCTGCAGTTCGGCCGGATCAATACCGTCCTCACCACGGGTGACTGCTTCATAGGCTTTCCAGCCCAGGCCTTCGTGCACACTGCCTGCTGCGATGGAACCGTCGCGCAAGCCGGCAATCAGCTTGTCTGCCTTGGCCTTGAGCTCGGCAGTCGCCTTCTCTTTGGCCAGGTGCTCCCTGATGTTCTTGGCCACAGCTTCCAGCGGCAGTTGCTCTGGCTTGCGGTGCTCCTTGACGCGCAGCACCACGGTGGTCTCAGGGTCAAGCTCGATGGCGGTGCTATTGGCCCCCTCATCCAGCACTTCTTCAGAGAACGCAGCCTGCACCACCGCACGGTTGGCAGTAATACCTTCACCGCCCTCGCGGCCGAAGGCAGCGGAGGTGTGTACCTTGAGGTTCAGGTCCTGGGCCGGCTGGGCCAGATCGGAAGCCTCGTAGGCAGCATCCTGCAGTTGCTTGCTGGCGTCGACATAACGCTGCTCGACCAGTGGCATCTTCAGATCGCGGGTCAGTTTGTCCTTCAGGCTGGCGAAGCTCGGTACTTCTGGCGCCTGCACGCCCAGCAGCTTGATCAAATGGTAGCCAAACTCGGTGCGCACCGGTGCAGATACCTGGCCATCCTGCAGCTTGTACAGCGCCTCTTCGAAGGCTGGGTCGTATACACCCGGGCCGGCGAAGCCGAGATCACCACCGCTGTTGGCGGAGCCTGGGTCCTGAGAGAACTCCTTGGCCAGAGCGGCAAAGTCCTCACCCTTGGCCAGACGCTGCTCGATCTCTTCGGCGCGGGCCTTGGCCTGGGCGTCGGTGACCTTGTCGTTGACCTCGATGAGGATGTGCGCGGCATGGCGCTGCTCGGCGAGGTTGGCGATTTCCTTCTCGTACTGGGCCTTGAGCTCTTCGTCGGTCACTTTGACCTGGTCGAAGAAGGCCGACTTTTTCAGTTCGATGTAGTCGATCACGACCTGGTCAGGCGACATGAACTCCTTGGCGTGCTGGTCGTAGTGCGCCTTGACCTCTTCATCGCTGACCTTGACTGCGGCCGGGTCGGCCTTGAAGGTCAGGGAGGCGAAGTCGCGGGTCTGCTTTTCCAGGCGAGCAAAGGCTTCGACCTGCTGATCGGTGACGAAGCTGCTACCGGCCAGGCCAGTGCGCAGTTGGCCGATCAGCATTTCCTCGCCGAGCATCTCGCGGAACTGCATGCGGCCGTAGCCCATCTGGCGAATCACCTGGTCGAAACGGTCAGCGCTGAACTTGCCGTCCACCTGGAACTCAGGGGTCTGCAAGATCACCTGGTCCAGCGCAGCGTCGGAGAATGCGAACTTGGCATCCTCAGCACCTTGCAGCAGCAGCTTGCGGCTGATCAGCCCCTTGAGTGCCTCCTCACGCAGCAACTTGTCATCCAGCAGCGCCGGGTCGAAATCCTTGCCCAACTGTTGCATCAGTTGACGGCGCTGCATGTCGGCCGCCTGGCTCAGTTCGTTCTGGCTGATGGTCTGGCCGTTCACCTTGGCGGCGTCCTGGCTATGAGTGGCGGCCTGGAAAATGGCTTCGAAACCGGTCAATGCCATCAACACGACGATAAGGCCGATGATGGTCTTGGCAATCCAACCTTGTGAATTGTCCCTGATATTTTGCAGCATGCGTCCCCCAGAAACGGCTGTACCACTGCGTCGACAACCGCGGAGCGTGGGTAGAATCCTGATAAAAGAAAGGCGCATCCGAGGATGCGCCTTTTCTTAGCAAACGTGTCAGGCGGGAACGTTTGCGCCCCGCCATCACCGTGCTCGGACCAGGCCAGGCCGGGCCCGGCTGAAAGACGACTTAGTTGACGGCGTCTTTCAGGCCTTTGCCTGCCTTGAAACCTGGAACCTTGGCGGCTTCGATCTTGATTGCCTTGCCGGTTTGCGGGTTGCGGCCGGTACGCTCGGCGCGCTCCTTGACCGAGAAGGTACCGAAGCCAACCAGTACCACATCGTCACCTTGCTTCAGGGCGCCGGTGACGGATTCGATGACTGCGTCCAGCGCACGGCCGGCTACAGCTTTCGGGATGTCAGCAGATGCGGCGATAGCGTCAATCAGTTCCGACTTGTTCACTCTAAGTCCCCTTATTTCTCTA from Pseudomonas putida encodes the following:
- a CDS encoding CHAD domain-containing protein, producing MSAMLDHVVAQILTLQVRLLACRERLAANTDSEALHDLRITLRRLRSLLRPLRGLPGVEQLEDAASSLGTLTTPLRDREVLAAELIGRGHAAAGQRRLQGRDRTFASVAASPQLARVLAIVDAFPLFLRAAGREGLVKSLDKRIDKRLVKQWRTLHEALRDPAHDRHRLRLLIKRARYGDEAYPQLDHAGKKLQRVLKKAQGDLGDWHDRLQWLLQARDHADLLPCKADWEQELHEAERQSDVTLDTLQEALARRYHGK
- a CDS encoding lipoprotein gives rise to the protein MKAWICLPLIALALAGCAGKTAYRDSCATQLDAAWKELDLAKAEGFAGAVSYSKALSLLTGAKTQQQFEGYESCTRKAEKARFYIRESRAGR
- a CDS encoding alpha/beta hydrolase; translated protein: MSKRVALVLGSGGARGYAHIGVIEEIERRGYEIACVAGCSMGAVIGGIYAAGKLDDYRNWIESLDYLDVLRLVDVSFRLGAIRGDKVFGQIRKIVGEINIEQLRIPYTAVATDLTNQQEIWFQEGCLHQAMRASAAIPSLFTPVMQGNRMLVDGGILNPLPIVPVVSSHCDLIIAVNLNATNQKQYQLPVIERPAAFKMRFDALLSSLGSRLPFRRKPAEELIRIEKEIVAEGLAPPSPWLADSADPESQQSAAAPEREGAPKSATGSFIIDNVGPASLLDLINQSFEVMQTSLAQYKIAGYPPDVLINVPKRVCRFFEFYKAPELIALGREIARDTLDSYEGVKR
- a CDS encoding peptidylprolyl isomerase — translated: MLQNIRDNSQGWIAKTIIGLIVVLMALTGFEAIFQAATHSQDAAKVNGQTISQNELSQAADMQRRQLMQQLGKDFDPALLDDKLLREEALKGLISRKLLLQGAEDAKFAFSDAALDQVILQTPEFQVDGKFSADRFDQVIRQMGYGRMQFREMLGEEMLIGQLRTGLAGSSFVTDQQVEAFARLEKQTRDFASLTFKADPAAVKVSDEEVKAHYDQHAKEFMSPDQVVIDYIELKKSAFFDQVKVTDEELKAQYEKEIANLAEQRHAAHILIEVNDKVTDAQAKARAEEIEQRLAKGEDFAALAKEFSQDPGSANSGGDLGFAGPGVYDPAFEEALYKLQDGQVSAPVRTEFGYHLIKLLGVQAPEVPSFASLKDKLTRDLKMPLVEQRYVDASKQLQDAAYEASDLAQPAQDLNLKVHTSAAFGREGGEGITANRAVVQAAFSEEVLDEGANSTAIELDPETTVVLRVKEHRKPEQLPLEAVAKNIREHLAKEKATAELKAKADKLIAGLRDGSIAAGSVHEGLGWKAYEAVTRGEDGIDPAELQALFRLGKPQAKDKPVYGSVVLRDGSLVVLQLKGVNEGATATDEEKQQIRRYLASRAGQQDFAAYRKQLEANADITRY
- the hupB gene encoding DNA-binding protein HU-beta gives rise to the protein MNKSELIDAIAASADIPKAVAGRALDAVIESVTGALKQGDDVVLVGFGTFSVKERAERTGRNPQTGKAIKIEAAKVPGFKAGKGLKDAVN